CACGATTTCCTTTTGTAACGAAGGATAGAATACTTTTAAATGTTCAATTGCCCCATTTTCATTAATTACTTTCTTCTCAATATTTTTCATTTTAAATATTTTTCAAAACATTCTTGTATTAGCTAAAAGTGTACCAATTTCTCGATCGAAATGTTAAAAAATTGCTCTTCATGTTAATTTTGTTTTAATTCCAAAGCTTTTGGTAAGTCTTTTATTAATAGTTGTTTTGATGGAATTTTATTTCTTTGTTTAGTGATTAAATATATAATGAATTGATTTTTAATACAATTAATTGAGATTGGTTTTTATTGTTTTAAAATGAAACATTTAAATTTTGTAATGAAAAGAAATTGTAGTTTTAGAGAAATAACTTTTTCTTCAACATTTCTAAAATTATTAGCGAGTCATTTAAAATAGTTGGATCAATTTCAAACTGTTGTAATAACAGTTGCTTAATTAAAAATAAGATGAGGTGGTAAATAAATTTTTGATTAAAATTTTTCATATTATGAATTTTATTTAACCAAAATTCTTGAGGTTTGAGCTTCTGAAAAAGGACAAGAAAATGTTGAAGAATTACATGGAAATAGTGATTTTATGAGAATGAAAATCGATTATTTTATTATTTTAATTTAAAAATTACTTTTTTTCAAAAAAATGTTGTCGATTTTTGCATTTTTATTCCCATTTTGTGAAAATTATTTTTTGTCGTTTAAAGAATAAAATTTCTAAACTTAAAAAGAAAAGCAATTAGTCGATTTTAATTTACAGAATAAATATATTTGCAATCCATAAAAATCAGAGATGTTTACAAAAATTGTAGTCCACAGAGTCGGAAATAAAATCAACGGAGAATCACTTATACTTTCACAGGAAGAGCTTCAATTGGATGAAGGCACGGTAGAAATGCTTGAAAATTACTTTTTAGGTTCTTTTAAAACAGAAGAAACCTACCAATTTTACAGCGATTCTTATTTGGTAAACAATCCGGTTTTCAGTTCGGTATCTGAAATTTTTGACGATAAAGCGAAGTTTCTTTGGGAAGCAGAAAATATTGCAAAACATCTTTTCGAAGCTGCAGAAAACCCAAGAGTTCAGGGCGGAGAATTATTCATCGTATTCTTTGAAGACGAAAGAGAAAGTGACGAAAGAGTAGATAAAATAGGGATTTTTAAAACCGAAAAAAGAGATTCTTTCTTAAAGATTTTCCCTAAAAATGGCAGCACCCTGAGCGAAGTCGAAGGGTTTGAAATTGAAAAAGATCAGGGAATCAGCCTTTCAAAAATCGATAAAGCTGCTTTAATCTATAATAACAATAAAGAAAGTGGATATGTACTTTCCGTGGTTGACAACAACAAAAACGGAGATATGTATTACTGGTTTGAAGATTTCTTAAAGGTAAAACAGCGTGACGATGAATATTTTCACACGCAGGAAGCTTTGATGGTTTACAAAGATTAT
Above is a genomic segment from Chryseobacterium mulctrae containing:
- a CDS encoding nucleoid-associated protein, with amino-acid sequence MFTKIVVHRVGNKINGESLILSQEELQLDEGTVEMLENYFLGSFKTEETYQFYSDSYLVNNPVFSSVSEIFDDKAKFLWEAENIAKHLFEAAENPRVQGGELFIVFFEDERESDERVDKIGIFKTEKRDSFLKIFPKNGSTLSEVEGFEIEKDQGISLSKIDKAALIYNNNKESGYVLSVVDNNKNGDMYYWFEDFLKVKQRDDEYFHTQEALMVYKDYITKQLPQEFEVSRADQADFLNQSINFFKEKEEFKLDEFAAEVLKDEHVIESFNNYKTDYEQEMQINIAEEFPISEAAVKKTQRHFKSIIKLDKNFHIYIHGDRKMLEQGQDEKGKFYMLYFDKEV